In Sparus aurata chromosome 2, fSpaAur1.1, whole genome shotgun sequence, a single genomic region encodes these proteins:
- the vstm5 gene encoding V-set and transmembrane domain-containing protein 5 yields MWHFRLWDVQDVAVFLSIALYMCHLAGAISIHSPQRSLTRSVQEDVFFSVDVNCSGIHTIQWTFMSGVVSRTIGTWQPGGFTNITVDYSSRVQPHDNGSMGLSDLRLQDGGYYVITVTDATGNSKDAGHVLKVNEVLYEDLQYLSVSALALACIAGLLMLAMWLLDKVYRRIVAWRRRKQMPENDATELQPL; encoded by the exons ATGTGGCATTTCAGGCTCTGGGATGTTCAAGATGTTGCTGTGTTTCTCAGCATCGCATTATACATGTGTCACCTTG CCGGAGCCATCTCCATCCACTCTCCCCAGAGGAGCCTCACCAGGTCGGTGCAGGaggatgtgtttttctctgtggatGTGAACTGCAGTGGGATCCACACCATACAATGGACCTTTATGTCAGGGGTGGTGAGCCGCACCATAGGGACTTGGCAGCCGGGGGGGTTCACCAACATAACAGTGGATTACAGCAGCAGAGTGCAGCCCCACGACAACGGCTCTATGGGCCTGTCAGACCTGCGGCTGCAGGACGGTGGATACTACGTGATCACTGTCACAGACGCGACAGGAAACAGTAAGGACGCTGGTCATGTCCTGAAGGTGAACG AGGTTCTGTACGAGGATCTCcagtacctgtctgtctctgccttGGCACTGGCCTGTATAGCCGGCCTGCTCATGCTGGCCATGTGGCTACTAGACAAGGTGTACAGGAGGATAGTGGCATGGAGACGCAGGAAACAGATGCCAG AAAATGATGCAACCGAGCTGCAGCCGCTTTGA
- the med17 gene encoding mediator of RNA polymerase II transcription subunit 17: MSGGPAVRVSIESSCEKQVQEVALDGTETYVPPLSMSQNLSKLAQRIDFSQGSDSEEDGVEGEPRDREWAKQEPEEEEGTVKFQPSLWPWDSVRNNLRSALTEMCVLYDVLSVVKEKKYMALDPVSQDPTAGKTPQVFQLISKKKSLGTAAQLLLKGAEKLSKSVAENLENRRQRDFNSELLRLRSQWKLRKVGDKILGDLSYRSAGSLFPHHGTFEVIKNTDIDLDKKTPEDYCPLDVQIPSDLEGSAYIKVSIQKQAPDIGDLGTVNLFRRPPKNKAGTQAWHLKLEAAQNVLLCKEIFAQLSREAVQIKSQIPHIVVKNQIISQPFPGLQLSISLCHSTGEKKNHRASPEKPKPDDHLYVLEHNLHQMMREFHKQQLSSVVMPHPASAPFGHKRMRLAGPMAYDKAEISSLQQSEGLLEKIIKQAKHIFLRSRTARTIDSLASRIEDPQIQAHWSNINDVYESSVKVLITSQGYEQICKSIQLQLNIGVEQIRVVHRDGRVVTLSHQEQELQDFLLSQMSQHQVHAVQQLAKVMGWHVLSFSNHVGLGPVESIGNASAVTVASPNGEYAISVRNGPESGCKVLVQFPRSQTKELPKSDVIQEGKWSHLRGPCKEVHWSKMEGRNFVYKMELLMAALTPCP; encoded by the exons ATGTCTGGTGGTCCAGCAGTGAGGGTCAGCATCGAGTCCTCCTGTGAGAAGCAGGTACAGGAGGTGGCTCTGGACGGGACAGAGACATACGTCCCCCCTCTGTCCATGTCCCAGAACTTGTCAAAGTTGGCTCAAAGAATTGACTTCAGCCAGGGGTCTGACTCAGAGGAGGATGGGGTCGAAGGCGAACCCAGGGACCGTGAGTGGGCCAAGCAGGAGCCCGAGGAAGAAGAAG GCACAGTGAAGTTTCAGCCGTCCCTTTGGCCCTGGGATTCAGTACGGAACAACCTGCGCAGTGCCCTGACGGAGATGTGTGTCCTCTATGATGTGCTCAGTGTGGTGAAGGAGAAGAAGTACATGGCCTTAGACCCGGTGTCTCAGGACCCAACAGCTGGCAAG ACCCCCCAGGTGTTCCAGCTGATCAGTAAAAAGAAATCGTTGGGCACGGCTGCACAGCTCCTCCTGAAGGGAGCAGAGAAGCTCAGTAAGTCAGTAGCAGAGAACCTGGAGAACAGGAGGCAGAGGGACTTCAACTCTGAGCTGCTGCGACTTCGCTCTCAGTGGAAACTCCGCAAAGTAGGAGACAAGATCCTGGGAGACCTCAGCTACCGCAGCGCCG GTTCCCTCTTTCCTCATCATGGCACATTTGAGGTGATCAAGAACACAGACATTGATCTGGACAAAAAGACCCCAGAGGACTACTGCCCCCTCGATGTCCAGATCCCCAGTGATCTGGAAGGATCTGCTTACATCAAG GTATCCATCCAGAAACAAGCTCCAGATATCGGTGATCTGGGAACAGTCAACCTTTTCAGGAGACcaccaaaaaacaaagcag GTACTCAGGCGTGGCATCTGAAGCTCGAGGCAGCTCAGAACGTTTTGCTGTGTAAGGAGATCTTTGCTCAGCTGTCCAGGGAAGCCGTCCAGATTAAATCCCAGATCCCTCACATTGTTGTGAAGAATCAGATCATCTCACAACCCTTCCCAG GTCTGCAGCTCTCCATCTCACTGTGCCACTccacaggagagaagaagaaccACCGGGCCTCTCCAGAGAAACCCAAACCAGACGACCACCTTTACGTACTGGAACACAACCTGCATCAAATGATGAGAGAG TTCCACAAGCAGCAGCTGAGCTCTGTGGTGATGCCCCACCCTGCTAGCGCTCCCTTCGGCCACAAACGCATGCGTCTAGCCGGGCCGATGGCCTACGACAAAGCTGAAATCTCCAGCCTGCAGCAGAGTGAGGGGCTGCTGGAGAAGATCATCAAACAGGCCAAACACATCTTCTTACGCAGCAG GACGGCGCGGACCATCGACAGCCTGGCCAGCCGCATAGAAGACCCTCAGATCCAGGCCCACTGGTCCAACATCAACGATGTGTACGAGTCCAGCGTCAAGGTGCTCATCACTTCTCAGGGCTACGAGCAGATCTGCAA GTCCATtcagctgcagctgaacatcGGTGTGGAGCAGATCCGAGTGGTGCACAGAGATGGACGAGTCGTCACACTGTCGCACCAGGAACAGGAACTGCAggacttcctcctctcacag ATGTCGCAGCATCAGGTGCACGCAGTCCAGCAGCTGGCCAAAGTGATGGGCTGGCACGTCCTCAGCTTCAGTAACCACGTCGGCCTCGGCCCCGTGGAGAGCATCGGAAACGCCTCCGCTGTCACTGTCGCCTCGCCCAATGGAGAGTACGCCATCTCAG tgCGTAACGGCCCGGAGAGCGGCTGCAAAGTTCTGGTCCAGTTCCCCCGCAGTCAGACCAAAGAGCTGCCGAAGAGCGACGTCATCCAGGAGGGCAAGTGGAGTCACCTCAGAGGGCCGTGCAAAGAGGTCCACTGGAGCAAGATGGAGGGACGAAACTTTGTGTACAAGATGGAGCTGCTGATGGCGGCACTGACTCCGTGTCCGTAG
- the LOC115571350 gene encoding uncharacterized protein LOC115571350, with amino-acid sequence MSESHNGANVAKLLEKAAAEWQISEKDLVLVTDNASNMVVAAQKANFLPPEMLCSHCQLGLTESSQAGSCGKAPGEDQVDLYIFPPQYHRTPPARGEPKAAWSQTAQTEDGRNGLRPKADERRHHSDVSGENPTVRLIAPVHTKLLQNTEPNTKDSPLVRDIKKAVHDDLSSRYTSEAEKSLLYTASALDLRFKTLPFLTEEEREQTYGKVIAEAASLEQEVRVEEETPEDNGRAAAAVTSDTEEHQEKELPPPAKRSCTLLENLFGPAFTNQAPEPKSAYTRAEDEMAKYRLALTPRPANLYAFCIQVLQPLPWQMREMKTGRDRAADLPKRRGSMSPRSF; translated from the exons ATGAGTGAGAGTCACAACGGGGCAAATGTTGCCAAGCTGCTGGAGAAAGCAGCGGCAGAATGGCAGATCTCAGAGAAAGATTTGGTTTTGGTAACTGATAATGCCAGCAACATGGTCGTAGCTGCTCAGAAGGCGAACTTCCTTCCCCCTGAAATGCTGTGCTCACACTGCCAACTTGGCCTCACAGAAAGCTCTCAAGCTGGCAGCTGTGGCAAAGCTCCTGGCGAGGATCAGGTGGATCTCTACATTTTTCCACCGCAGTACCACCGGACTCCACCTGCTAGAGGAGAACCAAAAGCTGCTTGGTCTCAAACGGCCCAAACTGAAGACGGAC GAAATGGTCTCCGCCCTAAAGCCGATGAAAGACGCCACCACTCTGATGTCTCAGGAGAAAACCCCACGGTTCGTTTGATCGCTCCTGTGCACACAAAGCTCCTCCAGAACACAGAGCCCAACACAaaagattcaccactggtccgGGATATTAAAAAGGCCGTCCACGACGACCTCAGCAGCAGATACACCAGTGAGGCGGAGAAAAGCCTTCTCTATACTGCTTCTGCCCTTGACCTCCGTTTCAAGACCTTACCTTTCCTtacggaggaggagagagagcagacataTGGCAAAGTGATTGCTGAGGCTGCATCACTAGAG CAAGAGGTGAGAGTGGAGGAAGAGACCCCAGAGGACAATGgcagggcagcagcagcggtgacCAGTGACACTGAGGAGCACCAGGAGAAGGAGCTGCCGCCACCAGCCAAAAGAAGCTGTACTCTGCTTGAAAACCTGTTCGGACCGGCGTTCACAAATCAGG cTCCAGAGCCCAAATCAGCATACACCAGGGCCGAGGACGAGATGGCTAAGTACCGCCTTGCTTTAACACCCAGACCTGCCAACCTGTACGCATTTTGCATA CAAGTTTTGCAACCACTGCCATGGCAGAtgagggagatgaagacaggGAGGGACAGGGCAGCAGACCTGCCAAAAAGAAGAGGGTCCATGTCTCCCAGAAGTTTTTGA